The proteins below are encoded in one region of Penicillium psychrofluorescens genome assembly, chromosome: 4:
- a CDS encoding uncharacterized protein (ID:PFLUO_006516-T1.cds;~source:funannotate) codes for MAHSDIHWVYPVRLVQALFALIEIGLTGYVVGSLQDSWTYSGAVDFMLFLGCWTAFLAVPYLACAPLWFPRLAHRFVIPAVEVVTMIFWFAAFIAIGALLPPAPGCYWSACHALQAATVFGAFEWALFVATTVFAIRELMQSRSGNSVKPANPHAGV; via the exons ATGGCACACTCCGATATCCACTGGGTCTACCCAGTGCGCCTCGTACAGGCCCTGTTCGCTCTGATCGAGATCGGCTTGACTGGATATG TGGTCGGCTCGCTGCAGGACTCGTGGACCTACTCCGGTGCGGTGGATTTTatgctcttcctcggctgTTGGACGGCGTTTCTGGCCGTACCCTACCTGGCCTGCGCGCCGCTGTGGTTCCCGCGCCTCGCCCATCGATTCGTCATCCCCGCGGTCGAGGTGGTCACCATGATCTTCTGGTTTGCGGCGTTTATTGCCATCGGTGCGCTGCTCCCACCGGCACCAGGGTGCTACTGGAGTGCCTGCCACGCTCTTCAGGCGGCTACTGTGTTTGGGGCTTTTGAGTG GGCGCTGTTTGTCGCGACCACCGTATTCGCGATCCGGGAGCTCATGCAGTCCCGGAGTGGGAACAGCGTGAAGCCGGCCAACCCCCATGCCGGGGTTTAA